The segment TCTCCCGAGACCGTCTCAAGGTCAACGTTTCTTATCGCATCTCCCCGCAGAAAGGAGGATCCCGGGGTCACTCCGccaggaggagagaaagggtcCACTATCCCCGTCGACGCACGACTCGCGCTCCGCACTTGTCAATTACACGATATAAGTCGACGACAGCCATGTCTTCCTTCAGACTGGGAGCCTCGAGGGTCGCCCGCCAGGTTCGGGTCCCTTGTGTGCGCAACACGAGGAGGTATGCCTCCGACAGCCACGATCACTCGGCCAACCATGCCCACAGCTCTGCCGGCCATGAGgagcaccatcaccaccactctgtCAACGAGGAGCTTGGAGTACGTTCATAAATACAGTGTGGGGAACAGGGCCACCTTCGTGTTATAGCTGGAGGAATGGGGGAACATATCGTCATATCAACTTGGAGGCTAACCTACTGGTTACAGAGTGCCTTCTACGTGATATTCGGCGCCATCCCCGCATTCGGTGCGCTCTACTACTTCTCTCGGCCGGGCAAGGACGGACAGCCAAACAAGATTACCAGTTGGTTGCAGAAGTGGGAGGAGCACTCAGAGGCGTTGGCCGACAAGAACGCTCTTATGACGGCCGCCATCGAGCAGGCTGCTCACGACAAGCACCTCTTCTACTATGCCGACAACCTGAGGAGCGGACACTACGAGATGAAGTATCCAGAGTACGTTATCAATTCCAATTTCTCGTTACGAGGCTCCAAATGTGGACGGGCAAGCCTTGCGACCCAAGATGTGCTTCATCTTTCTCACATATCCAACATTGCGCAACACCACAATCCCAATGGCATTCCACCCATTTTCACATACGATAGGTCATGGCTGCTGTTACACAAGATGGGAGAGCTCTTCGGAGCTTGTGGTTCGGGCTAGGCAACAAGATGTTGTCCTTATGGTATTGGACGCCATCAATGCTTCGTGTGTCTTCGACTCGTTCCAATGCGCAGGCAGTCGCAGAATGGATTGACAGCTTGCCATCGACCTCCGTGCTTCTCATCCTTGCTTTTCTGCTTCACATCCCACAAGATACCATCGGGTGCGACCTACAAGCTGACCACGTGACAGGCTCTTGCAGCACGGTAGCGCTCGCAATGTCCCGGCCGGTACTTATATCCGTATGGAcaaggttgtcgaggtcTACAGGAAGCAGCAccttgacgaagaggagcgtaaggcgaagaagctggcggcggcggccaacTAGCACTACTTCCTCCCATCGTATTTACGTTAGACGTTagactcctccttcccgTTTTATTGACAAGGGGCCGTTTGTGGCAACATTTTCAGAAAGTTACCTTCCTCATACGTGTACATAGTCGCACACCAggaatcatcatcaacccaccAACGTCAATTGCCGAAACATCACAGGTTTTTTtactctttctttcttccgtGCTCTTCTGTCGGAATTGATCGCATTCAAACCCTAGCCggttgcttcttctcttcttctcaaccttcgAGTCACCGCGCGGGAGTTACTCATCGATCCGCCTGGGTTGTGCGCACGCGACCCAGCTAGACTTGTTCATGCGCACAATCGTCTTACTGGTTTCTCAGGTCAGGGCTCAAAGCTGACACCAGTATGGCGAGCACTCATCGAccaaagaaacaaacaacaaagacctctaacgaagacgaaggatTCGATGCTGCGAAGCAAGCCAAGGCATGTTGAAAATTTCAATCGTGTCAACATCCTAGGCATCATCACATGCTTAATTTCCACTGCCAAGAACTCAACCGTTACTCTCGTTGTGTAGTCTCCTAACAAAATTGTACCCACgctccatcaactccatGATAACATCGGCCTGCTTCTTACTCAACTTTATTGACATGACtaacaccatccatcatctcacTCGCACAGCTGCCAGCCAAGTTCCTCCGTAATGCGCCCAAGGATGCCCCAGCTGTCCGCATTGGCCTGGTGAGCGCAGGCGTAGGCTACGGCCTCTTCGCCGCCCGCGACCTCACCAAAGACGAATTCATCTTCCACGAGGCTCCTCTCATGACAGCCCTCTTCAACGAAAAATTCTCAGCCGACGCCTCCCTGATGCACAGCCAGTACCAGGCCTACAAGGCTGCCCTCGCCGACGGCGGCCAAGACGTCGTCACGCTCGCTTTCCCCTTACTTGCCGCCCGCAACGGGTTCCCGCCCGCCTCCTGGGACGAAGCcaaccccatcttctctGCCGAGTCCGCTGAGCCCGACGTTGCGGGATCAATGAAGAAGTTCTTCGGCAAGAACCTCATGCACGGCCGCTTCGCCGGCTCGACCATCACGCAAGAGGAGTACGAGACGTACGTGGCGGGCGTGAGGGAGATGCTCATTGCCAAACCGACGGAGGAGGACCGACAGAAGGCTTGTCTGGATTTCTTCAAGCATTATGCTTTTCAGGCGAAACGGACAGCCACTGTTCCAGCAACATCTAACATTCCTCatctcccatcaccaccaccaccaccaccggtcTCGGTGCCGATAttaccaacaacagcagccgccaccaccaccagcaacctGACACCcgtatcaacaacaacaactccaacagcCCTGTCGACCAAAACAAACTCCGACGCCTGCATTTACCTCCTCGGCtccctcatcaaccactGTTGCACCCCTCCtcaatcctcctccacctaTGTGACGCGTAAGCGCATCGAGCGCGGCCCAAATTGCGAGTGGCGTATCGGTGCCTCGGGGCTGGCTCACTTCGTGAAACCCAAACACATTTGCGtgcaggccaagaaggatatcaaggagggcgagcagTTGACGTGGGATTatgggaagagggaaaaggggtTCGTGTGTGAATGTGCGACGTGCAGGGATACGTTTATAGGCTATTATTGCGGCGTGCTGTGAAGGGCGGCGCGTCGATTTTTTGGGGGAGTGTTTGCGTGTTTGAGGAGTTGCAGGGAGTGTTTGTTGGATTGCGCGGAGTGTCTCGCAGGTCTGGACCGTTGAGGGCTTGTCCTGTGATTGAAAAGGAAGCGTTGGTGTGCTGCGGATGGCTTTGGTTTGATTTGTCTGGCTTGTGTCCCTGGGAGGTGAAGGTTACTCAGATGGCGCGTACGTAATGGTGTATGTGTGTATCGGTTGATGGTGAAGTCTTGATGTTGATACTAAAAATGATCAATCAGCGGGATGGTAGTAAGGCTAAGGCCAGGTCTCATGCTTTAGAAGCGTCATAAGCAGTTTTATAGTTTGGTCATGCCCGATTGGTACACGATGAACAAGGGGCGTTCTGTTTTCATTGTTTCTCTTCATTCAGCAAGTCTAGTCAAGGAATCCGCGGACGAGAGCTATGTGTGTGATCACCTAGAACGTTGCACTCGTCATTACTCGTTTGCACTATCTCGTCAAAACTAAGATAGCCCCTGGCACTTTTGTCCATGCCATAAACAAATGAGCAAACCCGCGTCCGTATTCGCCGAACCCATGATTTGAGACAGAATGCAAGTACCACCCATTTCCCAGAGCATTTACTTGAGAGGAATGAAACGAGAAGAGTGGGTAGCACCGATACCGGGGCGACCGTGCTTGACGGGCTTGCTGTAATGGGGGTCAGTACACATGTCTCCCAGCTCTTCAGGCGGTGGGGAGTACTTACTAGGAGATAGAGAACTCAGCGAGGTAGTGGCCAACCATCTCAGGCTTGATCTCAACCTGGTTGAACTCCTTGCCGGAGTAGATGCCGATGACGCTGCCAATCATCTCGGGGACAACGATCATGTCACGGAGGTGGGTCTTGACGAGGTCGGGCTTCTCGTTGGGCTTAGCCTCCTGCTTAGCCTTGCGGAGCTTCTTGATCAAGCCCATGGGCTTGCGCTTGAGGCCGCGGTTGATCCTGCGACGAGCACGGGCGTGAACGACATCGCGGAGCTCATCGGagccaaggtcgaggagactgCACAGAAGAGGTTGCTGTCAGCACATGTTGCTTTCATGTGTCATGGCGCATTGCGAGCGCCAAAGATATATTCCCATCCAAAGTCGAGCAAGCCGGTCGAGTCATCCCAGAACTGCCAATTCCCCCAGTAGTCGTTGTCGAGTCGCCgcttccccctttcccttctcttctcgttGTCGAAATGACGTCGCGCGTCTGTTTCGAAATATCTCGTGAGATCCTCcgtcggttcggttcggtcgtctggctggctgtctGGCTGATGGCTTGCTCTCTCCGGATTCTGGAATAACTTCATCATGGCGAGAAAACGGGTGAACCTACGCATCGAGATCGATACCCCTGTAAGAGAACTTGCGGAaggttctcttcttcttgagctcaGCGGCCTCCTCGGCGTTCTGCAGCGTGCGAGGTCAGTCTTTCGTTCTCCCTTCTTTGTCATTCTCATCCTAAGGATGTGCATTTTTGTGGGTGtgtggttgtcgtcgtcgggagGCCAATTCGATCATGGCCACCGTCCGCTGGGGAGGGCAACATGATGGTACGTATGTAGCATCATATCGTTATCATGAAATGAAGGGCACGTACGTATTCGTCAGCCATCTTTGCGGTAGGTGGTTGGTGATCACGATTTCGCTGTTCGTCGGGGTATCGAAGAGCGAAAATCTGACTGTCGCGATGATGGCAGTGGATTTAGGATTCCGGCCCTCACAGCAAGCAAAACCTCCAGCCAGTGGCACGGGCGGGTGGGCGGTGCACGTCTGCCCGTAGGACCCACCAGGGAAAATTCGTAGGGCTCTGTGCCCTCAACAGCCCCGCCCCTGCGCAACTGGTGTGTTCTGTGGCTGGAGCTGCACCTGTGGCTTGGCAACCAAGGTTTTGGCAGTGCATGCATGAGCCAGCCTGTGGCGCATTACCTCTTAAACAAGAGGCGCGAGCCATCACGGTACACACCACGGTGACGCGGTCTCCGTCGCGACTGGCGGATGAAGCATCGTCACTTTAGACATGTTGCTGTGTCATTTCGCTACGAACCAGTCAACGGGTGACTACACATTCTGCCACTCTCCAGCAAGCCAccgtctttcttttcctcagAGTCAACTCTACTAATTCAAAGTTCATTTTCACCCTTGGCCTCATACACTTTGAGCACAACAGTTTCGTTAGTCATGGATTCCCTTATATCCTCTTTTTACACCGTGGTGTTTTGGAGGCAACTAGCGTCATCATGTGACTCCATAATATCTAACACATCTGGACATATAAATCTCTTCGCTATCCCTTTTACCCTCACCGCTCGCCCTCAGATGTTACGGAACACTGACAGACTGGACAACGCCTGCCCCGAGTTCGAGAACATGCAGTTATTCGCACACGACGAGCCCAAGTTGGCATTATGAATCCAAGCGGGCTCCCAATAGAACAGCCCATTGCCCTTGTGCACCGAAGCTACCACGTCTGCGATGGCCTTGATCCACTGCGACTGTCCCGCGGCCGTGAAGGGAATGCTCTTGGCGTCTGACGGGAACGCATAGGCTGGGTTGGGGCAAGAGATTGGCCAGTCGGTCTCAGCAAcgacgagctccttgccCCATTTGTTGGCCATGTTTGTCAAGCTCGACTTCAAGGACGCCAGAGTCGCCGAGGCCGAGTAGAAGGGGTAGAAGGAGACCCCCATCATGTCATAGTCCGAAGAAACCAGGGGCCCTTGCTTCAACACATTTGTGTACCAGTTATTCTGGGTGTTCCAGTTCCTGTCGTTGTTGAACAGAGTTAGCCTTATACAGCATGCGGCTGTCAAACAGCACGAAAACTTACCATCCGTTATCAAGATGGATCATgatcttgggcttggggctCAGCCTCGAGTCCTTGATACCGGCAGATGCCGAGTGGAGCAAGCGCGCGATGTTATGCCACGAGGAAGTGCCTCCCGTTGGCCAAAGGAGACCGCCGGTAATTTCGTTGCCGATGGACATGATGGTTGGCTGGATACCGTTATCCTGAAACTGGTTCGACGCATCGAGTGTGTAGTTGTACAGCTTCCAAGCCAGGTCGTCAATGGCAGTTGGCCATCCCGAAGGAATCGACTGGTGCGCCGGGTCCGCCCAAGTGTcactgaagtggaagtcaacATAAACACCAAGCCCAGCGTTCTTCGCCCTCTTGGCCAGGTTGATGTTATAGGCCATGTTGTATGTGCCTCCGGATGGATTTACCCATACCCGTTGACGGACCGTGTTGACGCCGCTGTCTCGCAGGATCTGCTCGATGGGCTGGGCACCACCGTTCACATTCTTGTAAGAGACGCCGGTCTTCTCTTCCACCGCCACAGACGACCAGTCAACACCTTTGTAGGtgagggcagcagcagctgagGCTGAAAGGCCGAGGACGGCCGACAGCACCGAAAGAAGCATGTTGGTGTTCAGCCGTGAAAGCCTGGGTCCTGTTGAGCAACAGCTTGACTGTTTCCTAGAGACGCCAAGGTGGACATGCCTATCTTTTAAAGAAAACCATCGCCGTCAAGCGACGATGACATCGCCATGCTCCCTAGGCTGGGTTTCACCCCTGCCTGATTGATGGGATTTTAGGTGGCATCGTGAAGGGGCGTACTCTGCGGGAATCGGTCCTTCAATGTCTCGTTTGTTTCTTCAGGATACGAAATTCCCGGAAGGAGCTCATCATATTTCCTAATACGGCTTGAAACAGCCGGAACATCAATGCTACTACCCCGCAAATTGCTCATCGAGCTCCTGAGTCGATCCACCTCGAGACTACGCTGAATTGATTCCCGGCAATTGGATCCGAGGCTTTTGTTTCCTGATATCTGCTCTTGCTGGTTCCTCTACCCGGTCACGAAACATCGCCTCGATTGGAGGAATCACTGAAGATGATGGGCCATATTAAGTGCTCTTGGCCCAATACTCAGACTACTTCAAGACCGGGCTTTCTCTGTTCCGGGTTGAAAGCAACCGTCATAAAGTTTGCAAAAATAATGACCGCCTAGGTATTATCTAGTATCATAGATGTAGGCAAACACTCTCAAGTCATGCCCTGTGATGGGGCTTTAAGATCTCACAATGGGGAAGTTGTCAAAGAGTGAGGGACTGACATATGCTTTCTATTCAATTAGCCCCAGTAAGAAGTCCTGCTAATGTATTGGTCCTAGGTCAGGAAGCAGAGTATTGTTGGCGGTTTAGATGATGGTGCCGGCTTTTGTGGGATCAGCCTTCGAGACGAGGAGATCCGGGAACAGCTCACGAGCCGACTTTTCATCAACCCTCCATACAAGCTTTTCGCCCGACTGTGCTCTATCCCTAAGGATTTTGAGAGCATTTGTAGCGCGCTCGAGCAATGTGGCGCCTTCAACAATTCTCTGCTTGTTCGGCTTGACCACCCCCTGCTCCAGCAAAGCCGGGACAATGTCTGGTTGAGCGTGATTCTTCATGAACTCGTTCTATCATTGGTGTCAGCGAACTTCCTGGAGCATATAACTGGGAGATTTTTCACCGAGGGGAACTCACATAAGTATAGTGATGGGTCCTCACTCCCCTCAAAACAACTCCATCCTTCCATTCTCCCTCCAGAACCTTGGTAGCATCCATCTCATACTCCGGCGGCTCATCCTCAGTAGCATGCTTGTTGATAACTGGCAACATAACAGCCACCTTCGTTCCCTTCTCCGCCAGCCTAGTCAGCGGTCTCAACGACCCCTCCAACGAACCGATACAATCGAGCACCAACGGGATTGCTGCATCATTATctggagacgacgacgacgccgatgacgcagcagcagccgccactACATGGCTCCGGATCAAATCCGTCACATCTTCCTGTGCATAATCAAAACAAACCGCCGCCCCCAGCGTCAACAGATCCTGATGATGTCTTTTGCTCGCGACAGCAATCACATTGCGATACCCCCAATTCTTCAACACCTGCAAGGCGTATTGGCCTACACTGCTTGCCGCACCCCAGACTAGGATCCATTGCTTCTTGTCCCCCTTATCCCCTTTCGATGTATGCTTCTTTGCattggaagaagagggggaagaatCAACAAACCACTGcggcatctccaactccaaatcCTTGGTAAACGTATGCAAAACCGTCACCAAGTTCGTCGACACCGTCACAGCCTCTTGCATCGTCGTCCCCTTAGGCAATTTACTCATCAGGTAAGTCGGCGCAGTGATGAACGTCTGGAATCCGCGCTCGCGAGACTCCCGCCAGGCCATGCCGAATACTTGGTCGCCGACACTCAGCTTGCTGtgagcagcggcggcggtggtgctgttggCATCGACGGggccgagggcgaggacggtGCCCCCGAAGCTGGAACCGCCGACGTGTGGGGGGTCGATGAGAAGACTGCCATCGGCTTGGTGTAGGTCGAGGGGAGTGGAAGAGGTCCATTCTATGTGGACCAGGGCTTCACCCGGCCCAGGGGGTTCGGTGGGCCgctggaggatggagaggggcGCACGGGGGGCGGTGATGACTACGGCTGGGTGGGTTGAGGGGATGCCGGCTGGGAgcggggtggtggtggtggttgccatggttgttgatgtgtttGGTTTCAAAACGAGGAAGTTCTTTGTTGTGTGGTCAATGAAACAATAGTAGTTGTTATGTTGATCCTTTATAGGTAATTAACTTTTGGATGAAGCAAGATGATGGTTCAGAACAGAAGGCTTGACCTGAGTTGATAACTTATGGGTTTGAACTGTTCCTTCCAGCCATACTTATCCTTCTCTTCTAGGTATGTAAGAGGATTCGGAATTGCGTGatcatgttcttcttcatccagcaTTGACAGCACGTATACAATTTGTAAGCACACATCAGCTGGGCATCCTCATATGTCGTTGTTTGTAGTTGAGGAAGGCTCGCTTAGAAATACAACATGCTGACAAGAATCAAAGGCAGCTATCACAACGAAGTACATGGCCCAGttcttgcttcttgctctGTACCTATGTTGTTGATATAAGTCCTCATCGGTTTTGCCGGTTTTTAAGGCTGTATAACAGCATGGTTCGTCCATTTGTGTTCAAGTGCCGACCCCTTTGGACGGGAGTCTTTCGGGTGTAAACACTTGCATCTCTCAAGTTCGCGGTCTCAAGTCGAGTGTCTCAATCCATGATAAGTAAACCATGATCATGATGTTCTCGCGTAACTCAAGTTGCGTTGCTTTCAGGATCCGGTGTATGCAAGGAACTTGATGGGGTTTCCGAACAATGATTGGTCTTTTTGATTATAAAGCATGTTTTCTGGATGATTAGTAAAACaggagagaagaagtcggAAGAATTTTAAACATTGGTTTGATGTTGCAGTATTATTTTATACACAGGCCTTGGCAAGTTGGCTCAAGAGGTAAACGGGCAGCTGTTAGCCCGTACGATGCCCAATGACGTATCACCAAGACGGCGGAGATTTGCTGCGGTTTCCGTTCTGGTAAATGGGCAATGTTTGCTCTCTCAGTCATTCCCATGTTGAGGCTGATATTTGTATTATATTACTGCTTCGCCTCATGAGTATCAGTATTGTCTTCTGAGAAGTCCAATCCAAAATCCCCATGGTGTGTGTATGAAAAATCGAAGCATAGGAGAGAATCCCGGGAGAGCCCTTCTTCGTTCCCTGCTTTGATCAAGCAAGCTTTTGAGACCACATAAGCTTTTTTACAAGCTTTCTCGGTCGGCTAATCACGGTTCAGAGTCCTGACATTGAAAAAAGGTACCCAGCGATACAGAGCCATGGAATTTGGAGTTCGTGTCCAAAGTGAGCATGGAAAGGGATCAAGATGCTCGGGGCTTCTTTCTGAAAATAAACCATCCCCAGGCCGACAATCCCAGTCTGTCGTACTTTCCCCTGCAGCGGAACGATAGTGTGCATGATCGGCACGCGGGGAACATTTCAGCACAGTTTTAATACCCATTCTGTCCCCTCTATCAGGCACCGGCTTCAATTTACTGCACTCGGGCAGTCGTTCCTGCCATGTCAGCACCTGCCATCGATTTCAACGTCTTCAAACTGTATTATGATTCAATTCGATGTCTCATCATTACAATGAGGTCTTTCGTTTTCCACTTTTTCATGCTCGATTTGACCTCGGATTGTCCTGGATCTTGAAGTGGACGAGCAGCGATGCCTCGGCAAGGACAGAACTCCCAGTCAAGCAGGTGATCAGAAGACCAATTGCGCACTGTGAAAATGAGGGCCACCAAAATGCAGGGCGTTCCCTAGCTCCTTTCGGCGGCCGGTGGTTACGGGCTCGTGACGGGCTTGACGGGGGAATTACAGCGGGAACTCCTCCAAAGTCCCAATTTCCATGTCGCGCTACCAGAGCGTGCTAGGTACAACTTCTGCGAGGTCCCCGTCGGTCgccatctccgcctccgtTGCCGTTCaaaacttccacttttctccagtctctctcctcttcttttctctccgcTCCTCCCCGCGGTGCTGCGCTGCCTGGAAACCGAACGCCTATCGAAGCTCCTTTCCGACGACATTCTCTCGTCCCCAGCTTCGATCCAGCTCCTTCAGTCCGGACGTCCCATACCACGAACGCGCCGCGACTTTTTCCAGTTACCCCATCGTCCGTATACTGTATTTGTCGTCGAAAGCAAGCAGACTCAGCATAAGCAGCTCATTTGTCCTTCGGAAATATACGCACATAGCATACCTGAGCTGCGGCGCGACCTCTCCTGAACCCGCGAAGAATGCCCTATCTCTGCGCTTTTCTCCATTGTTGAATCAAACAATATTTACGCTATCGTCACCACACCCTTAACTGGGCGCCATCCCTTATTTCGGCCGATCAGTCCCGTTGCAACGCCTTTGCTATACCATCCTTAACCTCTCGGTTTTAGCATTTATATCCACCCGCCATGCCTTCCCAACGACGCATGAGGGCACTGCTCTACATCGCCTTAGCCGGCTTCATTACGttgctcttcttcacctcACGTGCTCGCCATGCCCAAGAGCCCGATCCGCGTTCGATCCAAGACTTTTACCAGAAGACGAAAAATGCAATGGAAGGGACGAGGATAGGCGGCGGCAGTAGGAGGGGACAAGCGGTGGTGAACCCACATAAGATGGAGattgacgaggacgatgcGATTGTGGCCAAGGCTATGCAGGAACGCCTCAGGAAAGCAGAGCAGATGGCAAAGAACAACGCTAATGCAAAGGCCCCCAACAAGCCCGACGACCCCGAAGATAtcgttggcgttggcagcTCGGCTCACGGACAGAACCATCTTTCCAAGGGAGAGGAGTCCAGCGAGACCGAGGAGCACCACGCGGTCCTGGAGGAACTTAGGAACATTCTCAAGAAGTCACCAAGTAAGTCAGGGCGTTACGTTTTTGCGACCATTGTACGATTCCATCGTCCAGAAGAATTAGCGCTAACCATGTTGCTATCAGTCATCATTTTCTCCAAAAGCTATTGCCCTTACTCAAAGAAAGCGAAGAATCTTTTGCTGGGTGAATACCAGATCGACCCTGCGCCCTTCGTCGTCGAACTGGACCAACACCCGTTGGGCCCCGGAATCCAGGCTGAGCTCGGCGAGAGGACAGGAAGAAGGACGGTTCCCAACATTCTCGTCGGCGGTATTAGCATAGGAGGCTCCGACGACATCGCCAAGCTTGACGAGGAAAGAACCCTGATCGAGAAGATAATGTCACTGGCGGGGAAGCGACTCACAGTGACAAAGCACTCGGCGTAGGATATCGTGGCGCCATAACGGACAGCCTTTTCGCCCGAGTACATGTATCGATAGGCGGAAGAAAGGAATAAGACACATTTTACCGCATCACAtggcgttggtggttgttttaAGGCCTATGGGTTACCGCCAGCTACAGTCACGGATGGCTCTGAACACCATATTTCTTTTTGCGACACCTGTATTTGGAGCATCAATGCTGGAAAGATCGAAAGGCGTAGTGGAATTGGCGTACGCGTACCTGCCTTGGCCACTCTGTGAGATGGGCTCGATACTCAGCGGGTGCGTTAGGGTGGCTAATGGTGGCTCATGCGTAAACATGTCTATGTTCATCAACGGAAGATTTGATGGAGCGGGAGAATCGCGAGAacttgtggtggtgttgaggttcagGCGCATGAACTGAAGAACAATAAGGAACGGAACAAGGACATTCACGCATACATCAACCTCTCGCCCTAGTACGTCGCTAAAACCATGGCGTGCTCGTCACCCAAACCTGTCCAAGCCGTCCGAGCATGACACCATCACTTTCCGTCCCGAAGATGTCGACATGACATTCACCTCTCCACAATGAAAGGCTCCACCagcaaccttgatggccagcCTTCTGCCTATAAGGGTGCATTGAAAGAAAGATTCGCGCAATGATGTGCCGAACTTTTCTTTACCAGCCTATTGCCGCTCAGtcagaggagaagggatgCATGGAGTAACATGGTAGGGTTCACATTGGGTAGGCGAGTCACTCATCGTGGCCCATATCTATCTAGAGGTTGTTCCCCTCAAAGGCGGGATTCCAGGTCGTTCCACCCCAGTTTCATAGGTTGTGCCTGCCGACGAATGAGGACCTTGTTGGACACCCCAAGGACCCAAAACACTTATCATGACTGGCAgtggccgtcaaggtcccCAATTCGTCTCATGTACCAATCGTCATGGGCAACCTTAGACTAGACCCCTGCCACTACTTCCTCGctcatcttcaccaccgccagtTCTTTCCCCTACTCAGgttcctgctcctctt is part of the Sordaria macrospora chromosome 1, complete sequence genome and harbors:
- a CDS encoding 40S ribosomal protein uS19; this encodes MADEYNAEEAAELKKKRTFRKFSYRGIDLDALLDLGSDELRDVVHARARRRINRGLKRKPMGLIKKLRKAKQEAKPNEKPDLVKTHLRDMIVVPEMIGSVIGIYSGKEFNQVEIKPEMVGHYLAEFSISYKPVKHGRPGIGATHSSRFIPLK